In Parasteatoda tepidariorum isolate YZ-2023 chromosome 8, CAS_Ptep_4.0, whole genome shotgun sequence, the DNA window GcgttaatattttgcttaaatattggTTTGAAGCCTATAatctgatacttttttttaatttcatttttgacaaatattctAATACGAAACATAATGCGaaatttttgcttgaaaaatttatatcgaattaatattaaaattgctgtcaaaattgatattttaataccaaggattttaaaaacagttgttTTGTATAAGGTATGCTCATAAAATCAGGAATCATTAGAATCAGGAAataataaggaattaaaattcatatttttttgaatccttaattattcaaaaaaattaaaaattcataattttccttaaatgaCTAAACGATTTAATTTGTTGCAACTTTATGTAACAGTATTATTATTGCTTtcattatctataatttttctgGATATTTCTTAGCAAATAACCCATTCTAATTCTTACGAATTTTACTTTCTATAGATGATAACGATATTTTTCGCAAAGATTGACGCTGcagttttaattgaaatcatAAGTTTGTCTATGATAAGTGATCactcacaatattttttttgtcatcttATCTTTTCTGTTTTCTTATTCATCACCTGAGCATCGTATATCAAAGTGGAGGACTGTACtgataatattgtaaaatgtgatatatttttcacaCGAGGTTTGTCATATCTTTGCATTCTGATAACTAGTCAATTGATGTGACTTAATCGTCGATAATTTGAAGTGTTTTCATcgactataaatattaatatcggATTGCTCCAAATACCCATAACCAGGGATATCATTCTGAAGTTCAGTTGGATAACTATTTGTAagtatttaatgtatatttcggttttgtgcaattactagaaatttttaacttatttctagATCAAtaggacatttatttttttaaaaatattatcaaagtttaaaaaaagatttgaaattataagttttgaatttaaattaacgaATCAGAACAATTGTcgtgtaataaattttgaaaaaaattatgttgttaaaaattaacatggtgctttcattatttcaaaaaagatttaaatgaaatataaattctcAACTAGTGAAtggtaatttatttagaaaatatttttaaccgcACGttataaaaacagaagaaaactatgaataaaaaatttaaaattaaatagctattaaattttttgattttgttttcgtttttccTTATGCAGATGTGgcaaatacttttatttgaaacatttaattatgaTACCTATAATATGTAGTTATGATACTTATAATTATGATACCTATTTGGAATGAGGTTATTaacttaaagcaaaaaaatgcaTGCCAAACtgattaaatatgcatttttttataatcaattctatatgtcaaataaattttacacattaGCAGATTGAAACAGGAAGTTTAAGGCAATccgttaacttttaaaatcattaaaaaagcgaagttttagtttgttttggatattaatgtaatttgaaattattttaagttttgtttcgaAAAAATCTGTAGTTTTAATCTTTGTAACTTATTACAGACTTGAAAATACAGGCTTctatacaattcaaaatttaaatttaggaaatcAATATGTgcattggaataaaattttttagcattctctcattaaaacatttatacttATCGTGAAAACCATGATCTATGTTCAGCGTGATATTCTTGACATATTAATAcacagattttaaataattagctaaacattttttctaattttttttgttatgtataagattacataaaaatatatatttgtacttttggattgagttaaaatatttattgaaaattttaataatatcttttaaattaaagtgttaAACTATTTtcggcaaaaaataaaatttcaaaaactgctttttacattgagaaaaaaatatggtgaaatttacagTGCTTCTGACtccatgggaacaccaaaaatttaccatatgaacggaaaaaattacaaaataaccaAATGAATCGATGAAATACTGTATCTAtagattcagttttttttttaaaaattaaatttttttaaaattttacagaatgctaattttatcagaattttttctctctctgtaCTGATGAACTCTTTATCTCTAAACCATCAGcaataatttagtaaacataaatacattaatttactatttaatttcgTTATTAAAGGTGTATACTTCTGGAAATGTTCACATTTTTTTCCagtctgtttaaaaaaaatataatttaaaaatgcaaatagtgAGCACAGTAAGATAAGTATTCACTTTTcgattgctaaaataaatagaaaaatgaaattattagttCTTTAAACATAGCGATaatctcttaatttttcttaaattaatattttctgatttaattgtttttttttactaactttcaatagttctttataattttaaatgctactcatagttgttaattataattcataaattatacaaataaaagtaaaagaaaaaattataagattattgtaataattcataaggctcaataaaatttttaataatttgtatagtCATTCTCAGAACTTCAAATTTTGCACTAATCGTGTCAAATTTTGCACTAAAAGTGCACTAATCGTGAATgacaatctttatttttttggtacaataaatattaacttaattagtaaaaataggtttttaacTGTATACTCTTTATCGAgtgtagtttaaattatttttcctaattataGTCACATGgagtttcatgaaattttccattatattttaTGGAATATAATTAACTGATAACATTTGTAAATAAGAAGAGCATTGttacgtttattttaaatttttgtttctattttttcagtaccaaaatgaaatttattgcacTTTTTGCCTTCATCGCTGTTGCAGCAGCGACTAGACTACCTTTCGATTCTCAACTAGACGAACATTGGGAAAACTTCAAGGTAAGCAattcattgaataattattccaaatttcaaatcttacaATGCATAGTCAAATTAATAGAATGATAAACTCGGCaacgaaaaaaactttttttagtttatgaactatttcatttattatcctgtttgtttattttttgaatagttttttattactgaaattaacGTATGTAACCTCGTTTTTTTAGAGGGCTTTCGGAAAGAAGTATGATGGTAAAGAAGAGTTTGCAAGGCGTCTAATCTGGGAACAGAAAGTTGCTGACATCGTAGAACACAATCTTCAAGCTGACATGGGCCTCCACAAATTCAGAAAAGGTCTTAACCAATACAGTGATATGGtaagatttcaattatttctcttGTCTTTtatctatctttaaaaaaatcagtaaaaaaaattctaattcttaatttttaacttagaagcaaataaattttgaacatttcccataatattcaaaattgtagtCATAAGTGTAGTTATTGGTCACAAATTGAACTGGTAACACGTTATCAAGTTATACAGATacccattatttttaatacgtatttttataacacatttaatattttaactaatttaatcatTGAATATGACAGATGagtttatcaatttaatttcattgaagtataaattttatttaattcaaatatttatttaataaaattcagacattaatttcatttaataaaggtattaatagtttttctattataataacACTGAGAATAatatatggtcaaaactaccagaatatggcacaaattttttatacatatttatataacacatacgatagtttaagtaatttaatcaGTGCATATAATAGATCAGCTTATCAATTTGATTTCATTCaagtataaatttgatttgattaccatatttatttgataaaattcaaatattaatttcatgtaataaaGCTATTAATAGTTCTTCTATTATAATTATACTGAGAAAAATGTATGGTCAAACCTACcactataaagtaaaatttaccatatttctgaTTCTATGAGAGCATcgaaaagctcagtaatttttacctaagtgttcggtaatgatttcggtataatgaacaaaaaattgtgGTTTCATATTGTGTGATATAATTTGGTAAATGGgataaaatttgttagttttatcatgatattttgGCATATGATAGAAATCATTCTTTCGGTTAACATTATTCTTCAGTTttgtatcttttattaaatgtgtggtaataagaactgcaattttgaaaaccgaATTTCAGGTAAACCGTTTctatataaacggaaaaattgttaaatgattGATATAAATACCatacatttaagttttattatcaaatattaagttcttttttttttaccagaaatttcctTACCATAcggtacggtaattttaccaaaatagttttttctcggtctaaaattttatattttcgtttcttcaattattttctcaattaagAGCTttctcgtttttttaaatttttaattaattacaaagatGGTCGAACATTGAATGTGAGGAACATGCCAAATGTCTTGCTTAAAAGAAGTGCTATTAACCATTTTTTGgacaatactttaaattatagcttggtttagtattttttaaataacgaatatttattatttttttttttaataattaaagatattttttggcGTTTTTGAAACTCAAgtgcttaataaataaataaaaaaactgcgaAGGTCATTTACTCTTATAACTTCACAGtctttaaacattatattaaaatcttaaaaaaattctatatttaaggttatgtaagaacaagtatttaattaaattttttatttattttatagagcCATGATGAATTTGTGAAACATTTCAATGGATTTAGAAGCCACGGTTTGAGAAGCAGAAATGGCAGTGTCTGGGTTGAACCATTGAACGCCGAAATTCCCGATACCGTTGACTGGAGGAAGAAGGGACTTGTTACCCCAATTAAAAACCAGGTTCGTTAAAAACttcgttaatttaaaaaatagatgatttttttatttaaatgcgtttaaagcgttttcaattttgattattattcaaaattaaaggctTAAAGGTAAAAGTGTTGTTCCTTTATTCAATTATCAAGCAATCGCATaacataatattcaaattggacCCATAATTTATCATGCAActgtttatgataaaaatatttaatttccattttacaattattagacagtaagttatatttacttttaaactaaattttatttaaagttgtgTCCAGTAAAcgtaagcatttaaaataatgaatacaaaataactgtttaaaatgttaagtattttaaattttaagtttaaaatttgacttctcGCCCAATTTACGAATAATCTCTTCAGCGTAAAAGCATTTCACGTTTCGCCAGTTTTCATTGTTTCTCAAAAGTgaatatgaatttcaaattaaagtttctGATAAAATACCCAAAATAATTAggtataaattaaacaaaaatagaattggAAACTAAATGTATGGAACCAATTCtgtattaatgtaataaatttttttacgatcttttaattgattaatttttaattttgatctaaCAATCTgcttaacaaaacaaaaattatagtgAAGATACTATACTCTTAAAAGAGAGAAGGCCTTTGCACTGATTCACAACGTTCGAACTACAAGAGGATTCGATTTCTCGTTAATGGTAACTTGTGCGAACGCCTTCTCTCTTTAAGGAGGTGTTGGAAGATATTGTAGGGGTTGTTGAGAGAAGTAATCAGGGGGAGGAGCCTTCTACTAAGGCAGATTATCTAAGTTTTCTTGGTGAAAATTATTCTGCAAAAGTAGACAGTATATTGTGTAGTAATTTGAAGGTTGTTGAAAAATTGAGatttcatttcactttttttttctgtagaaaatGTGAACGTTGAGCTTCTCAAGGGGACAATAGCAGTTAAAATTCTTCGGTCTAATTGGAcgctcaatatttattttagacgaaattattttagttgtttaCCATTGTATCGGagatttttagaatgaaataattgCGCCAAAGTTGTGCAACCTTATCTTcaattttcattacaataaGTACATTGTGTGTTTTACATAACGGTAGATAACCAGGTAAGCTACGCCAACAAATAAAGATAACATCACagcaaagaatattttaagaacgCTTTTGACACTTTGTTTTCATAGAGCTTATCACCGAAAAAGAGTAGACAGATAAGAACAGTTTAAGTTTCTTTACTTAAATAACTAAAGCTCACTAACCGTCTATGTTTGAAGAAACGTTTATCGCCATCTCTTTCTTTTGATAGACAaggaaaacaaacatttattttgattaaatgtaaTATGTCTTATTTAATGGACTCGCTAATCATCTATATTTGACGAAATGTTTATCGTTATGTCTTTCTTTTGATAGACATGGAAAACATGTAATAATTGATAAGTTTATGTCTATTTAATGAACCCGCTAACCATCTGTATTTGACGAAACATTATTGAAATGTCTTTCTTTTGAAcgttattgaaaacaaatatttatcttgATAATCGTAATATAATGGAATTGatatcataaaatgaaatttttcttttgtttgaataaaatacacTATCGGTTTATGCTACAGTGATAAGCGTCGCTTTTCTAAAGATGGCTTTTATACATCAAGCTGTTTCTTAATATTGTTTCCAGATAAGCAGTTTGCAAAATTTGGAGTTTTCATTTGATTACAGCACAATACACAGCAACATCTCATtacacatataaaaattttagcattttttgttgttgttgataaaAACGAACTcctaaacaatttcaaaatgtgggttattatattttcagaagCTCTTCatacgaaaattttattttgagagagTAACAAGCCAGAATTTTaatgttcttgaaaaaaaaacattttctcgtTTCTAATTAGTTTCTAGGAACAATAAAGATTCACAacctgaaaataattatgaacaaataaaaagagaacaaataaaatttagtttcgaaATTCCTCCTATctttatttactaaatgaaaAGTGGTagctaaaacaaaaaactatcggcatatttaacaatacaattattaatttagagagTTTCATTTAATAGGAACAATGTGGTTCTTGCTGGGCTTTCTCCACCACCGGATCTTTGGAGGGACAACACATGAAGAAGACCGGAAAATTGGTTTCACTCAGTGAACAGAATCTCGTAGATTGTTCTGGAGCAgaaggtaaattttaataaattaaacaagaaaaattgttctaagttcctagatttatttaaattttttaaaaatactctgaaagagagagagaaaattgTGACCTTGTTCGACAGCTGATATGATTTATAAGTTTcatgtaaatttataaagacgCATAATGCACAGTTTTCTTGAATtgaatttaatcattaattttaatataaaaagatttgcGTAACATGCATTTTCGCTTCATAATCTGTGCTTCCAAAGTTAGACATTATCAATGGGACATTcccttaagaaataattttgtgatttagTTTCGATACCGGTAAAGAAGTTTCTTAAAGTCagggtaaattaaaaaattcgtaaatgAATAAAACGATGAGCTAATTGACATCCGACTATATCACTcaaatttttagtgttaaaagaAATGCACATTCAATAAAGATGTGTGtggtaaaataatatgtaacacaatgtttaaaattcatgagaagtaaaataaaagaaatataacaatttgaaatgttgaaagtttatcttctttttaaagagaaatattcttgaaaacaagaattgaaaaatccttatttgaaatagtagaatatcattcaataaaatgttctgAAAGGTGATAAgatctaattaaattttctagtgAACGAAGCCATTAAATGACAATAATTGAACACTTTTTAGAAAACGGAGCAGAGAAAATTATCTTCGCGATCTGATGAGTGaagtttcaatttataaactaaatataccCTATCATCGGTTTGTTAAGATTCATGGCTATCACATATTATGGAGAATATATGaacaaaatacattatattatgTATCACATGAAAATggtagataattattttatatttgtaggCAACATGGGCTGTGAAGGAGGTCTTATGGATCAAGCTTTCCAGTACATCAAACAGAACAAAGGAATTGACACTGAAGCATCCTACCCATACACAGctgaagtaagttttttttaacaacgtatattttaaaaatgcttcaaaacaTATTGGGTTTAGAGAAGGTCTTGAATTCAAGGAATTGGAATTGGCAATATCGTTGAAAAGCTCATAGCTACAAACTGCATTGTCTCATTGTGaggaaatttactttaaaaacgttttataatACGAAATCTTATAAAGTTAGTccgaaaacaaaaatgttgcaAACCAAAATTTGTTATGAAGTTGAGGATTTCTTGTAAAACGAAAGCAATCAGTTAAAACAAGAGATTGGAAAGACTATGCCACCACCAGAATTCAGACGTATTCAATTTCCCTAAAAGCAAGTGCTCTCTTGTCTGGAGTGCTCTATTAAATTGAGAACTTTTGTAAAAGAACAACCGCCGATTACAATGACTTAGAAAAGAATCTGCTACAATCAGGATTCATGATTATGCAGCCTACGTAAAAACAAGTGCTCTATTAATAAGCGTTGCCAgattttgtgaaagaataagcACAACGAGTTTTCAAACCTTAGTAAAAGCAAATGTTTCATATGCTGGATCTTGAGCATTTTCATAAAACAGGAGCAGCTGTTAAagtatattaatagaaataagcTGCCACTACCAGGATTCAAGCATACCTTACTTTCCTAAAGGAAAATGTTCTGTTATCTGACTACACtcccatattttaaataatgctgaatattttagtttgccCGATAAAGGGTAAAAATACAATTAGAGGATTGTATTTGAGAGCAAATTTacctaattaaaaattcttgaaatctcacagttttgaatttttgtagGATGGTGACAGATGTCTTTTCAAGAAAGCCAATGTAGGAGCCACATGCACTGGATACGTTGACATTCCAACCGGTGATGAAGATGCCTTGAAAAAGGCTGCTGCCACTGTAGGTCCAATTTCAGTTGCCATTGACGCCAGTCACGACAGCTTCCAATCATACCAGTAAGTtcaattaatagaatttttcactttaactCTCTTAGAATGCAACTGTTACCTTTCCATTTAGTTTTCGCTCGTAATGAGTATTCtgcatcattttcaaaatatttatgcatgcTGGACTATAGTATCATGCAAGTTTACAGCGTAATACttcatgaagtttttaaatgacGAATACTAtttatgtgaaaattaatatttatactctTGATTAAGGGACATTATAGCAAACTAGAACGAAAACGCtgtgcaaattttataatcttaagCTTACTGTTAATTTTCCAGATATCAGTACcgttattttgatgaaaattttagattggttttataaattaataccaTTTACTAATGACATATTACTCGAAGTCTGATTtgctattttaatacttaaattgtttcaaggatagaataataatatatgaaataaaatgtatctatTAAGCTCTGATcatggaaatatttctttttaaaattaaagatttatgcTAAAAATTGGTGAACTAGTCACAGAATTTTACCACAAAATTAGTACatttattgaatcatatttgatatgaatatatattttttcgaagTGAATTTGTAATAGCggttaaaatagttaaaaatgaatattgctctttcaaattactttcgagcaattttctttagttaagttagaaaactaattttttaaaagtatttttatatgtgCGAAATAAGTAGAcctaaattttagtattttcttacggttattataagaaataatgaaatttgaaaatgtaaaaattcatttttcaaccattttatttataaagctttcaaaaatttaagtgatttataaaagtatttacgaaaacaaattttaaagtctGAGTATTAATTTAGTGATATactcaagaaattattttctaaagtcTAACTTCTTTTTTCCTAAacacttctttttttctaacaCAAAAGaagtgttttgttttaaaatataacagatgtatttaaatatgtgttttaaacatttttttaattttttcagagacGGAATTTACGATGAACCTGATTGTAGTACTGACCAATTAGATCACGGTGTTTTGGTTGTTGGTTATGGAAGTGAAGATGGTAGTGATTACTGGTTGGTCAAGAAcaggtaattatttattaatcattatttttagaatgtcAAACGAATAAACATTATAGAATAATAGTAAAGATTttgttcatatattttaaattaacaaatttttctccatcttttttaattaaaattatttttaacatctctttttggaataaaataaatagttttttctcctgacaaataaaaataatatacttttttattgcagTTGGGGAACAAGCTGGGGAATTAAAGGTTACATCAAGATGTCAAGAAACAGTGGCAACCAATGCGGTATTGCTACTCAAGCCAGCTATCCACTTgtataaactttcaaaatatctgTGATTAAAGTAACTGTGATTTTTAGGACTtgaaaatggttttgaaaagaaaaagattttatgttacgtttttattaaaaaatattttataaaaaatacatttttgttttattttaaaaatcatcgtAAGTTTATACactaaaaaatagaagaatctCGTAactatttaatgattttgaatttaataaccATTGCGCctaaagaaaatacattaaaaaatctaattttattcgTTCAATAATTGAGGACATACTAGCAAAAATATGTAGTATTGAAAAGCAATCAGAAAGTAAATCAATCCTTTTCAGcagtaataagatttttttctgcttttatcgtttttattgaaaggaaaatactttgaaaattttttcagaaattttgagaaatattaaaaatgcaagaacaattgaattaaaataagaacaaaatttactgattttgagttaaaattgtGAAACTCAGAGAAATATtcctaacaaatttaaaataaatgtatttagttcATATATATGTTCATGTATCATATATTATATTCCACATCAAATTACGgaataaagtaccggcactttgggtgcattatccgtaaaatccatttctatCACAAAGtctatttttatcgtaaaaaattCACCGTAATTTTCatagtagtatttatttatattagagTATTTCGGTGATTTTACGGcaattattgctataaaaattatggtatatcagaatattttgctctgtaacatgttccggtaagaatgataaaaagtatCGGTACCCTGCTGAGtgtggtactttttaccgtaatttgattccaTAATTTCTTTACAGTGTACGTCAATATATCTAGAAGCAAACTCTATACAATTTAGTGAATCAAATTTGATAGTAGGAAAATCCTTAAGGAAAGTTCAActgaaaatctttttcaaaaacttatttttcatttgaatccTCTGCtttgcttgaaaatttcataaaagagctttcctaagtttgaaaaaattaatttttgaaatgtaatctgaaatttaaagaacttttaagtccaaaaataattttatgaaattgtcaTAAATggctttttatgaaaattttaataaattattctctaGGAATGTGCAATATCAAGAGAAACAAAacgaaaatatgtttaaaaaatctatttttgaaggTGTAGgtgaaattatgcaaaaaatgcgtcataaataaaaatataaatatgattacAATATTCGATTTTTATGTGTATTAATTTGCAATCTTTATGTTTTacactaaacataaaaaatatactaattaattagcataactATTGAGTTAAGAAAcgaaatcagaaaatattatgaatggCCTTTTAGATAAGTAATTCTGTATTCActcatttaaaattcgaaaatgatCAACTGAATTATTCctgaaatagaataatttttttaaaaaaaatgttataaaagcgtacaagt includes these proteins:
- the LOC107455896 gene encoding cathepsin L-like peptidase gives rise to the protein MKFIALFAFIAVAAATRLPFDSQLDEHWENFKRAFGKKYDGKEEFARRLIWEQKVADIVEHNLQADMGLHKFRKGLNQYSDMSHDEFVKHFNGFRSHGLRSRNGSVWVEPLNAEIPDTVDWRKKGLVTPIKNQEQCGSCWAFSTTGSLEGQHMKKTGKLVSLSEQNLVDCSGAEGNMGCEGGLMDQAFQYIKQNKGIDTEASYPYTAEDGDRCLFKKANVGATCTGYVDIPTGDEDALKKAAATVGPISVAIDASHDSFQSYQDGIYDEPDCSTDQLDHGVLVVGYGSEDGSDYWLVKNSWGTSWGIKGYIKMSRNSGNQCGIATQASYPLV